Proteins from a genomic interval of Oncorhynchus clarkii lewisi isolate Uvic-CL-2024 chromosome 13, UVic_Ocla_1.0, whole genome shotgun sequence:
- the LOC139423635 gene encoding uncharacterized protein, translating to MSKNRDTAVVTVGFGQGSKVDSVPMGSRMTHIPESLTGQRGPGKPQSSGPRHGRLMHQSTLSLGDPQGSGTSYTTTHTQSYCGREADGQPLVFFPRDPAYPSQHTSQLDLSHTSISQSQTHSRDIHNPKDIIPFNVLHRLGQSNWSRNREGVAMREVTNPKEPTPYWTTYRSEHRSPSPSPSPHDPTGRPTLWHQHDILTGEARSPAGPGNARRQSGDRVLWATRRWETDCCSLRLY from the exons ATGTCTAAGAACCGGGACACAGCTGTGGTGACAGTAGGCTTCGGCCAGGGTAGCAAGGTGGATAGTGTGCCCATGGGCAGCCGGATGACCCACATCCCAGAGAGCTTGACTGGGCAGCGGGGTCCAGGCAAACCCCAGTCTTCAGGCCCGAGGCATGGGCGTCTGATGCACCAGAGCACCCTGTCACTAGGGGACCCACAGGGATCTGGGACCAGCTACACGACCACACACACTCAG AGTTACTGTGGGCGGGAGGCCGACGGCCAACCTCTGGTCTTCTTTCCCCGAGATCCCGCCTACCCCTCCCAGCACACCAGTCAGCTGGACCTGAGTCACACATCCATCAGCcaatcacagacacacagcagagaCATCCATAACCCCAAAGACATCATCCCG TTCAATGTTCTTCATAGGCTGGGTCAGAGTAATTGGTCTCGTAATCGCGAGGGCGTGGCCATGAGAGAGGTGACCAATCCCAAGGAGCCCACCCCCTACTGGACGACCTATCGCAGTGAGCACAGGAGTCCTAGCCCCTCTCCCTCACCACACGACCCCACTGGTAGACCCACACTGTGGCATCAACATGATATACTGACAG GTGAGGCCAGGAGTCCAGCAGGTCCAGGTAACGCCAGGAGACAGTCTGGAGACAGAGTCCTGTGGGCAACACGACGCTGGGAGACGGACTGCTGCTCCCTCCGACTCTACTAA